In one window of Candidatus Avedoeria danica DNA:
- the lepB gene encoding signal peptidase I yields MSPIARRFFGCGLPFVLAVGALATCGLLFFSSRVVIHMVTMPDDGMAPLLEKGDEVFTTNTLIWSSEPLRGMVACLDRPEGFTFRRIVALPGDRVAVAGGIVLVDGVPHDPARNKRGTGPDQPEITLAAGQYFVVADDRDAADSRQWGAIARSDLVGEPQYYNRSGVGNRILLGRTGGTGIDRDWLVGPEQVKRSAAATATAEAERRP; encoded by the coding sequence ATGAGCCCGATCGCCCGTCGCTTTTTCGGCTGCGGGCTGCCGTTCGTCCTCGCCGTCGGAGCGCTCGCCACGTGCGGCCTTCTCTTCTTCAGCAGCCGCGTCGTCATCCACATGGTCACGATGCCGGACGACGGGATGGCGCCGCTGCTCGAGAAGGGCGACGAGGTCTTCACGACGAACACCCTGATCTGGTCGTCCGAACCGCTGCGCGGCATGGTCGCATGCCTCGACCGGCCGGAAGGCTTCACGTTCCGCCGCATCGTCGCGCTGCCGGGCGACCGCGTGGCCGTCGCGGGCGGGATCGTCCTCGTCGACGGCGTGCCGCACGACCCCGCCCGGAACAAGCGCGGCACCGGGCCCGACCAGCCGGAGATCACGCTGGCCGCGGGGCAGTACTTCGTCGTCGCCGACGACCGTGATGCCGCGGACAGCCGGCAGTGGGGGGCGATCGCGCGGAGCGACCTCGTCGGAGAACCGCAGTACTACAACCGGAGCGGCGTCGGCAATCGGATCCTCTTGGGCCGCACCGGGGGCACCGGCATCGACCGCGACTGGCTCGTCGGCCCCGAGCAGGTCAAGCGCAGCGCCGCCGCCACCGCAACCGCCGAGGCCGAGCGCCGCCCGTGA
- the mgtE gene encoding magnesium transporter, with the protein MTAALHRPPPRHLDDTLAAPPTLAEAARADTAAQVKAAAESGDMDEAFRLVATALEARDIETVAASLSALRPPDRVDVFENFDLDDQRQIIDELDDEEAAEILEELDDEEAAEVAEGLSTEQLAPILDLMESDEAADLLNDLPPAQMAELLEGMDDAAEAEVRTLLGHLDDTAGGRMTRDFVALAADDTVAASIERLRALEPGEEAAYYLYVGDAEGLLVGIVSLRQIIVAPPRARIGDLMHPDVIRVHVGDDQEAAAQLMQRYDLLALPVVDAHDRLVGVITHDDLVDVLAEEATEDMFRLVGLDEDERADDGIFTSVKNRLPWLALNLVTQLALVAVLAGFQGTLDKVVILSLLFPLVTGNGGNVGAQTTTLVVRSLALGEIDRQQIGRLLGKEVAQGLINGMAIGLLAGVVALLMNHFVVSTPVSPALIGGAVFLAMALNLAAGGLAGVVMPLTLERLGIDPAVASAVFVTTVTDTMGALLFIGIFNLLSAALGLA; encoded by the coding sequence GTGACGGCCGCCCTTCACCGGCCGCCGCCCCGCCACCTCGACGACACGCTGGCCGCGCCGCCGACCCTGGCCGAGGCCGCGCGCGCCGACACCGCCGCCCAGGTGAAGGCGGCGGCCGAGTCGGGCGACATGGACGAGGCGTTCCGGCTCGTGGCGACGGCGCTCGAGGCGCGCGACATCGAAACCGTCGCGGCGTCCCTCTCCGCACTGCGCCCGCCGGACCGCGTCGACGTCTTCGAGAACTTCGACCTCGACGACCAGCGACAGATCATCGACGAGCTGGACGACGAGGAGGCGGCCGAGATCCTCGAGGAGCTCGACGACGAGGAGGCGGCCGAGGTCGCCGAGGGCCTCTCGACGGAGCAGTTGGCGCCGATCCTCGACCTCATGGAGTCCGACGAGGCGGCCGACCTGCTGAACGACCTGCCGCCGGCCCAGATGGCCGAGTTGCTCGAGGGGATGGACGACGCGGCCGAGGCCGAGGTCCGGACATTGCTCGGGCACCTGGACGACACCGCCGGCGGCCGGATGACGCGCGACTTCGTCGCGCTCGCCGCAGACGACACCGTGGCGGCGTCGATCGAACGGCTGCGCGCGCTCGAGCCGGGCGAGGAGGCGGCGTACTACCTCTACGTCGGCGACGCCGAGGGCCTTCTCGTCGGGATCGTCAGCTTGCGCCAGATCATCGTCGCCCCGCCGCGCGCGCGGATCGGCGATCTCATGCATCCGGACGTCATCCGCGTGCACGTCGGTGACGACCAGGAGGCGGCGGCGCAGCTGATGCAGCGCTACGACCTGCTGGCGCTCCCGGTCGTCGACGCGCACGATCGCCTCGTCGGCGTGATCACGCACGATGACCTCGTCGACGTCCTCGCCGAGGAGGCCACGGAGGACATGTTCCGCCTCGTCGGCCTCGACGAGGACGAGCGCGCGGACGACGGCATCTTCACGTCCGTCAAGAACCGGCTGCCGTGGCTCGCGCTCAACCTCGTGACGCAGCTGGCGCTCGTCGCCGTGCTCGCCGGCTTCCAGGGAACGCTGGACAAGGTCGTCATCCTGTCCCTCCTGTTCCCGCTCGTCACCGGCAACGGCGGCAACGTCGGCGCGCAGACGACGACGCTCGTCGTTCGTTCCCTGGCCCTCGGCGAGATCGATCGGCAGCAGATCGGGCGGTTGCTGGGCAAGGAGGTGGCGCAGGGGCTGATCAACGGCATGGCGATCGGCCTGCTGGCGGGCGTCGTGGCGCTGCTGATGAACCACTTCGTCGTCAGCACGCCGGTGTCGCCCGCGCTGATCGGCGGCGCCGTGTTCCTGGCGATGGCGCTCAACCTGGCCGCCGGCGGCCTGGCCGGCGTCGTCATGCCGCTCACGCTCGAGCGCCTCGGCATCGACCCCGCCGTGGCATCCGCCGTGTTCGTGACGACGGTCACGGACACGATGGGCGCGCTCCTCTTCATCGGCATCTTCAACCTGCTATCCGCCGCGCTCGGCCTCGCCTGA
- a CDS encoding DUF4147 domain-containing protein, with the protein MLDRIRRDAARDILAAALRAVDAGDAVRRALTIDGDRLHVGGRPPHGAHVTPDGRTDVGRHDVHDTAHVQDGRRDEAGHPLRDVNDVGRLTHDPTAIDLAAVDLAAVDRIFVVAAGKAARPMVEAAEDVLGGRVHAGIGVGGSDARGTTASTTFYSGGHPLPNPSSLMAARHIQRLLADTTARDLVLVLLSGGASAMLELPPGRLPLIEIAAAASTLLSCGAAIDEVNAVRKHLSAVKGGGLLRLAAPARVITLAISDVITPPGGDEAATIGSGPASPDPTTFADAGAVLSRYDLWGALPAALGDHMRAGMAGHIADTLKPGDPLASLAAYRVIADGSTAVAGAAAHATHLGYAPLVVTTRLTGEAREVGRVLAAIALECRADARPARPPACLIAAGETTVTLRRLGGTGGRNREVALAAALALDGADGITLATLATDGTDATPGAAGAVVDGTTAARAAALGRDARAALDRHDSGPILAALDDAIVTGPTGTNVGDVTIVLVDARPSSLDAAP; encoded by the coding sequence GTGCTCGATCGCATCCGGCGGGACGCCGCGCGCGACATCCTGGCGGCGGCGCTGCGCGCGGTGGATGCCGGCGACGCGGTCCGGCGCGCGCTGACGATCGACGGCGACCGCTTGCACGTCGGCGGGCGACCGCCGCACGGGGCGCACGTCACGCCGGACGGGCGCACGGACGTGGGCCGTCACGACGTCCACGACACGGCCCACGTCCAGGATGGCCGGCGGGACGAGGCTGGCCATCCGCTCCGCGACGTCAACGACGTCGGCCGACTCACCCACGACCCCACCGCCATCGACCTTGCGGCAGTCGACCTTGCGGCAGTCGACCGCATCTTCGTCGTCGCCGCCGGCAAGGCGGCGCGGCCGATGGTCGAGGCGGCAGAGGACGTCCTGGGCGGCCGGGTCCACGCCGGCATCGGCGTCGGCGGGTCCGACGCACGCGGAACGACGGCCTCCACGACGTTCTACAGCGGTGGCCACCCGCTCCCCAACCCATCCAGCCTGATGGCCGCGCGCCACATCCAGCGCCTCCTGGCCGACACGACGGCGCGCGACCTCGTCCTCGTCCTCCTCTCCGGCGGCGCTTCGGCGATGCTCGAGCTGCCGCCCGGCCGGCTGCCGCTCATCGAGATCGCTGCGGCCGCGAGCACGCTGCTCTCGTGCGGCGCCGCCATCGACGAGGTGAACGCCGTCCGCAAGCACCTCTCGGCCGTCAAGGGCGGCGGCCTGCTGCGCCTCGCCGCCCCGGCCCGCGTGATCACGCTGGCCATCAGCGACGTGATCACGCCGCCCGGCGGCGACGAGGCGGCGACGATCGGCAGCGGCCCGGCGTCACCCGACCCGACGACGTTCGCCGACGCCGGCGCGGTCCTGAGCCGCTACGACCTCTGGGGAGCGCTGCCCGCCGCGCTCGGCGACCACATGCGCGCCGGCATGGCCGGCCACATCGCCGACACGCTCAAGCCCGGCGACCCGCTGGCATCCCTGGCCGCGTACCGCGTGATCGCCGACGGGTCGACGGCCGTCGCCGGGGCTGCCGCCCATGCGACCCACCTCGGCTACGCCCCGCTCGTCGTGACGACCCGCCTCACGGGCGAAGCGCGCGAAGTCGGCCGCGTCCTCGCCGCCATCGCCCTCGAGTGCCGGGCCGACGCGCGGCCCGCCCGCCCGCCGGCCTGCCTGATCGCTGCCGGCGAGACGACGGTCACGCTGCGCCGCCTCGGCGGCACCGGCGGCCGCAACCGCGAGGTCGCGCTGGCCGCCGCCCTCGCCCTCGACGGCGCCGACGGCATCACGCTCGCCACGCTCGCCACGGACGGCACGGACGCCACGCCCGGCGCGGCCGGCGCCGTCGTCGACGGCACGACCGCCGCCCGCGCCGCCGCCCTCGGCCGCGACGCCCGCGCCGCGCTCGATCGCCACGACAGCGGTCCGATCCTGGCCGCCCTGGACGACGCGATCGTCACGGGACCGACCGGCACGAACGTCGGCGACGTCACGATCGTCCTCGTCGACGCCAGGCCTTCGTCGCTCGACG